In Salirhabdus salicampi, a genomic segment contains:
- a CDS encoding LysE family transporter, with amino-acid sequence MGIFISYILLGLSLAAPIGPVNAAQIDRGVRNGFLHSWLVGLGAVLADIIYMLIVYLGVAHVINTPFVKSFLWLFGCFILLYTGIESLTSSHKLGMSNERKKEPLSQSFLSGFLMSIANPLTIIFWLGIYGAVLAKTAASYGTKDLFIFSSAIIIGLLLWDITMATVSSGFRKWLKARTLSYIGVLSGIVLIGFGIYFGIQGVQEILHFSFIHLFSFPYA; translated from the coding sequence ATGGGTATATTCATCAGTTATATATTGTTAGGTTTATCTTTAGCTGCACCAATTGGTCCTGTAAATGCAGCACAAATTGATCGTGGAGTTCGTAACGGTTTCCTTCACTCTTGGCTCGTAGGATTAGGGGCCGTTTTAGCTGATATTATTTATATGTTAATTGTCTATTTAGGGGTAGCCCATGTCATTAATACACCATTCGTAAAATCGTTTTTATGGCTGTTTGGCTGTTTCATCCTTCTTTACACTGGAATTGAGAGTCTCACCAGTTCCCATAAGTTAGGCATGAGTAATGAACGAAAGAAGGAGCCATTATCCCAATCCTTTTTATCAGGCTTCCTTATGTCCATCGCCAATCCATTAACGATTATTTTTTGGTTAGGGATCTATGGTGCAGTACTTGCCAAAACAGCTGCATCTTATGGTACGAAAGATTTATTTATTTTCAGCAGTGCGATTATAATCGGGTTACTTTTATGGGACATTACAATGGCTACCGTATCCAGCGGCTTTCGAAAGTGGTTAAAAGCACGTACGCTTTCATACATTGGTGTATTATCGGGAATCGTGTTAATTGGGTTTGGCATTTACTTCGGCATTCAAGGTGTACAAGAAATTTTACATTTTTCCTTCATTCATCTTTTCTCGTTTCCATATGCGTGA
- the gndA gene encoding NADP-dependent phosphogluconate dehydrogenase — protein MSKQQIGVVGVGVMGKSLALNFESKGYPVALYDISKETIDEILEEHREKNLVGTYDVQEFINSLEKPRKIMLMVNAGEITDKAIDSLLPHLDEGDILIDGGNTYFEDTMRRNKRLAEKGINFIGAGVSGGEEGALKGPSIMPGGQKEAYEKVHHMLEGISAKVNGEPCCNYIGPDGAGHYVKMVHNGIEYGDMQLICEAYFFLKQTLQLSAEEFHEIFSEWNKGELDSYLVEITADIFTKKDDETGKPLVDVILDTAGQKGTGKWTSQSALDLGVPLPIITESVFARFISALKDERVNASGVLNGPQDKPEVPMDKEELIEAVRQALYMSKIVSYAQGFTQLRSASEEYGWDLDFGSIAMLWRGGCIIRARFLQNIKEAYDNNENLPNLLLDPYFKEIVESYQHSLRKIIAVAVEQGVPVPAFSAAISYYDSYRTATLPANLLQAQRDYFGAHTYKRIDKEGTFHTKWY, from the coding sequence ATGTCAAAACAGCAAATTGGCGTTGTCGGCGTCGGCGTTATGGGTAAAAGCTTAGCGTTAAACTTCGAAAGCAAAGGGTACCCTGTTGCCTTATATGACATTTCAAAAGAAACAATAGATGAAATCCTGGAAGAGCATCGTGAGAAAAACCTAGTAGGTACATACGATGTACAGGAATTTATAAACTCACTAGAAAAGCCTCGGAAAATTATGCTTATGGTAAATGCAGGTGAAATTACGGATAAAGCTATTGATTCCTTACTTCCCCACTTAGATGAAGGAGATATTTTAATTGACGGCGGGAATACATATTTTGAAGATACAATGCGCAGAAATAAGCGTTTAGCTGAAAAGGGAATTAATTTCATTGGGGCAGGTGTGTCTGGTGGAGAAGAGGGTGCATTAAAAGGTCCTTCTATTATGCCTGGTGGCCAAAAAGAGGCCTATGAAAAAGTCCACCATATGCTCGAAGGTATTTCCGCTAAAGTAAACGGTGAACCATGTTGTAACTATATTGGACCAGATGGAGCAGGTCACTATGTAAAAATGGTCCACAATGGTATTGAGTATGGTGATATGCAGTTAATATGTGAAGCATATTTCTTCTTAAAGCAAACTCTCCAACTTTCAGCAGAAGAATTCCATGAAATTTTCAGTGAATGGAATAAAGGAGAATTAGACAGTTACTTAGTTGAGATCACAGCAGATATCTTTACGAAAAAAGATGATGAAACAGGTAAACCCCTTGTTGATGTTATATTAGATACTGCAGGCCAAAAAGGTACTGGTAAATGGACAAGTCAAAGTGCTTTAGACTTAGGAGTACCGTTACCAATTATTACAGAGTCCGTATTTGCTCGTTTTATCTCTGCATTGAAAGATGAACGTGTAAATGCAAGTGGTGTTCTTAATGGACCACAAGATAAACCTGAAGTGCCAATGGATAAAGAAGAGCTAATAGAGGCTGTTCGCCAAGCGCTTTATATGAGTAAAATTGTTTCCTATGCCCAAGGGTTTACGCAGCTTCGGTCAGCATCAGAGGAATACGGTTGGGACCTGGATTTTGGAAGTATTGCTATGCTTTGGCGTGGCGGTTGCATCATACGGGCACGCTTCTTACAAAATATTAAAGAGGCATATGATAATAATGAAAATTTACCAAACTTGCTTCTTGACCCATACTTTAAAGAAATTGTAGAGTCTTATCAACATTCATTACGAAAAATTATCGCTGTTGCCGTTGAACAAGGTGTTCCAGTACCGGCCTTTTCAGCAGCAATTTCATACTACGATAGTTACCGGACAGCTACATTACCAGCAAACTTATTGCAAGCTCAACGTGATTATTTTGGTGCTCACACGTACAAGCGAATTGATAAAGAAGGTACGTTCCATACGAAATGGTATTAA
- a CDS encoding cyclase family protein encodes MKKVYDITVPVYEGMPVYKNKPEKQPKFKKVTNAHVTESTITMDAHTGTHIDAPLHMINDGETFEAVNLQSLIGEAKVFDLTSVEEGIQEEHLTGLNIEKEDFVLFKTKNSFDDEFNFNFIYLAESGAKYLAEKGIRGVGIDALGVERAQPGHPTHKTLFASNIIVIEGLTFREVEEGTYDMVAAPLKLLGTDASPARVLLFEQA; translated from the coding sequence ATGAAAAAAGTATATGATATTACAGTTCCTGTTTATGAAGGTATGCCTGTTTATAAAAACAAGCCAGAGAAACAACCTAAATTTAAAAAGGTAACGAATGCACATGTAACAGAATCTACAATTACAATGGATGCGCACACAGGAACCCATATTGATGCACCATTGCATATGATAAACGATGGGGAAACGTTTGAGGCCGTTAATTTACAAAGCTTAATTGGGGAAGCAAAAGTGTTTGACCTAACGAGTGTAGAAGAAGGCATTCAAGAAGAACATCTAACAGGATTAAACATCGAAAAAGAGGACTTCGTTTTATTTAAAACGAAGAACTCCTTTGATGATGAATTTAACTTTAATTTTATTTACTTAGCAGAAAGTGGCGCAAAATATTTAGCCGAGAAAGGCATACGCGGAGTGGGGATTGATGCTTTAGGTGTTGAAAGAGCTCAACCAGGTCACCCGACACATAAGACACTATTTGCGAGTAATATTATCGTGATTGAAGGGTTAACGTTCAGAGAAGTGGAAGAGGGTACATACGACATGGTAGCTGCTCCATTAAAATTACTAGGTACGGACGCATCTCCTGCACGTGTGCTCCTATTTGAACAAGCATAA
- the zwf gene encoding glucose-6-phosphate dehydrogenase, producing the protein MDNKSDGYCTLVIFGATGDLAKRKLFPSIYNLYKKGEICHNFAVVGVARREWSDEFFQENVLNSIKESKVEIGDDIDEFLEHFRYLAFDVTDKRSYQNLNALLHNLEEEYHIPSNRMFYMAMAPKFFGTIASSLKSEGVTNEKGWNRLIIEKPFGHDLPSAEQLNDEIREAFREDEIYRIDHYLGKEMVQNIEVIRFANAIFEPLWNNRYISNIQITSSESLGVEDRGGYYDHAGALRDMVQNHMLQMVSLLAMEPPIRLTTEEIRSEKIKALRALRPISVEEVDNYFVRGQYAPGEIKGEEVPGYRSEPNVDPESITETFVAGKLMIDNFRWAGVPIYIRTGKRMTEKSTKIVIQFKELPMNLYYKEEDQMHPNLLIIHIQPDEGISLVLNGKKVDATGLTTPVKLDYCNNCIDGVNTPEAYEKLLHDAIQGDATNFTHWDEVSLSWQFVDVISKAWEKGGHIPGYKSGSMGPEESEQLLAKDGFKWWPIIDGGSYSI; encoded by the coding sequence GTGGATAATAAAAGTGATGGCTATTGCACACTCGTAATATTTGGAGCAACTGGGGATTTAGCAAAACGAAAACTTTTCCCATCTATATATAACCTATATAAAAAAGGGGAAATTTGCCATAATTTTGCCGTTGTCGGTGTCGCACGCAGAGAATGGAGCGATGAGTTTTTCCAAGAAAATGTGTTAAATTCAATCAAAGAATCTAAGGTTGAAATCGGGGACGATATTGACGAATTCCTTGAGCATTTCCGCTATTTAGCATTTGATGTTACCGATAAACGCTCCTATCAAAACTTAAACGCATTACTACATAACTTAGAAGAAGAGTACCATATCCCAAGTAACCGTATGTTTTACATGGCAATGGCTCCGAAGTTTTTCGGTACAATTGCATCCAGCTTAAAGTCCGAAGGGGTTACAAACGAAAAAGGATGGAACCGCCTCATTATCGAAAAACCTTTCGGACATGACTTACCATCTGCCGAACAGTTGAATGATGAAATTCGGGAAGCGTTTCGGGAAGATGAAATTTACCGAATCGATCATTACTTAGGAAAAGAAATGGTTCAAAACATTGAAGTCATTCGCTTTGCAAATGCGATTTTCGAACCACTATGGAACAACCGGTACATTTCAAATATACAAATTACATCAAGTGAATCACTAGGAGTAGAGGATCGTGGTGGTTATTATGACCATGCTGGAGCTCTACGTGATATGGTTCAAAACCATATGCTACAAATGGTTTCTCTACTCGCGATGGAACCACCAATTCGTCTCACAACGGAGGAAATTCGCAGTGAGAAAATTAAGGCATTGCGAGCGTTAAGGCCCATTTCCGTTGAGGAAGTGGACAACTATTTCGTACGTGGTCAGTACGCGCCCGGAGAAATTAAGGGCGAAGAAGTTCCAGGTTATCGCAGTGAACCAAACGTAGACCCAGAGTCTATTACAGAAACGTTTGTAGCTGGAAAATTGATGATTGATAACTTCCGCTGGGCAGGAGTACCAATCTATATTCGCACTGGTAAACGTATGACCGAAAAGTCTACAAAAATTGTGATCCAATTTAAAGAGTTACCAATGAACTTATACTATAAAGAAGAAGACCAGATGCACCCTAACTTGTTAATCATTCATATTCAACCTGACGAAGGGATCTCTCTCGTGTTAAACGGGAAAAAAGTGGATGCAACTGGCCTCACAACACCGGTGAAACTCGATTACTGCAACAATTGTATCGATGGGGTGAATACACCTGAAGCATATGAAAAGTTACTTCATGATGCGATTCAAGGGGATGCTACAAACTTTACACACTGGGACGAAGTTTCCCTTTCTTGGCAATTCGTTGATGTCATCTCAAAAGCTTGGGAAAAAGGTGGACACATTCCAGGCTATAAATCAGGTTCAATGGGGCCTGAAGAGTCTGAACAATTATTGGCGAAAGATGGTTTTAAATGGTGGCCAATTATTGATGGGGGCTCTTATTCAATCTAA
- a CDS encoding type 1 glutamine amidotransferase domain-containing protein, with the protein MGRRNVLMVVTSHSHMEDKPTGVWLSEFAEPFDAFQKEDFDITVASIKGGYAPIDPRSIDEDAEERWKSAIHQLSQTTPINEVSDRGYDAIFLPGGHGTMFDFPNNQKLQHLIQQFAETDRIVAAVCHGPAGFVNVKLSNGDYFVMGRQLTSFTDDEERTAHLDYYVPFLLEQRLRQRGAQFIGKDTFTNNVVTDEKLITGQNPQSGESIALRVINMLQ; encoded by the coding sequence ATGGGAAGACGGAATGTGTTAATGGTTGTGACGAGTCATAGTCATATGGAAGATAAACCGACCGGCGTTTGGTTATCTGAATTTGCGGAGCCATTTGATGCTTTTCAAAAAGAAGATTTTGATATTACCGTTGCGAGTATAAAAGGTGGGTATGCTCCGATTGACCCTAGAAGTATCGACGAAGATGCGGAAGAAAGGTGGAAAAGTGCTATTCACCAACTTTCTCAAACAACTCCTATAAATGAAGTGAGCGACAGAGGATACGATGCAATTTTCCTCCCTGGAGGGCACGGCACAATGTTTGATTTCCCTAATAACCAAAAACTACAGCACCTCATTCAACAGTTTGCTGAAACAGACCGTATTGTTGCTGCCGTCTGTCACGGGCCTGCTGGCTTCGTTAATGTAAAACTTTCTAATGGGGACTATTTTGTAATGGGAAGACAATTAACTTCCTTTACCGATGACGAAGAACGGACAGCTCATCTGGATTATTATGTACCCTTTCTATTAGAACAACGTTTACGTCAACGAGGTGCACAATTCATAGGGAAAGATACATTTACAAATAACGTTGTCACGGATGAAAAACTTATAACAGGACAAAACCCACAATCTGGTGAGAGTATTGCCTTACGAGTAATCAATATGTTGCAGTAA
- a CDS encoding ion transporter, producing MERKSISILCENIVNHKLFNAFIIFLILINAVVVGIETYGHLYERYEHWFYLSDRIILWLFTIEIMLKLIAAKPTFQFFKDRWNVFDFIIVASGHIFVGSRFLTVVRILRVLRIFRTISIVPSLRKLVNALLLTLPSLGTILMLMVLIFYVFSVIGTMLFKAIAPEYFGTLQQSALTLFQMVTLESWASGVMRPVMEHAPWAWVYFVTFILIGTFVILNLFVGVIVNNFERVEAEEKAEQADPEQEMLKEEIQLLRQEMKELKDIIQQSNTNK from the coding sequence ATGGAAAGAAAATCTATCTCAATTCTATGTGAAAACATTGTAAATCATAAATTATTTAATGCTTTTATTATTTTTCTAATTTTAATAAATGCAGTAGTTGTCGGTATAGAAACTTATGGGCATTTGTATGAGCGTTATGAACATTGGTTTTATTTATCTGACCGTATTATTTTGTGGCTATTTACAATAGAGATTATGTTAAAGCTTATTGCGGCGAAACCCACATTCCAATTTTTTAAAGATCGATGGAATGTTTTTGACTTTATTATTGTTGCAAGTGGCCATATCTTTGTTGGTTCCCGTTTTTTAACCGTTGTACGTATTCTTCGAGTTTTACGTATTTTTCGTACAATCTCAATTGTTCCATCATTACGCAAGCTCGTGAACGCTTTATTATTAACCTTACCGTCCCTAGGGACCATTTTAATGTTAATGGTTCTCATATTTTATGTATTTAGTGTTATCGGAACAATGCTTTTTAAAGCGATAGCACCAGAGTATTTTGGTACATTACAACAGTCAGCTTTAACACTATTTCAAATGGTAACGTTAGAGTCGTGGGCGAGTGGAGTTATGCGGCCGGTTATGGAACATGCACCATGGGCATGGGTTTACTTTGTCACATTTATTTTAATCGGTACATTTGTCATTTTAAATCTCTTTGTAGGGGTTATCGTCAATAATTTTGAGCGGGTAGAGGCTGAGGAGAAAGCGGAACAAGCCGATCCTGAACAAGAAATGTTGAAAGAAGAAATCCAATTACTACGACAAGAAATGAAAGAATTAAAAGATATAATCCAACAATCAAATACTAATAAATAA
- a CDS encoding MDR family MFS transporter produces the protein MPRHIWLLIIGTAIQVTGASFIWPLNTIYMHNELGKSLAFAGFILMLNQGFAIIGNLFGGVLFDKLGGYKTIVLGASIALVAAFTLTVFHSILPYAVLLIIIGLGSGIVRPAMFAMASSVWPEGGRRAFNSIYVAQNLGVAIGASLGGFIAVYSFSYIFLANALVFTIFYLLVLFTYKPMNVKQNTHAYTNVLEQGRSIENKRAFRALLILSLGFFICWIAYVQWQTTIASYTQDLGISIDKYSILWTVNGLLIVLGQPLIRVITNWIPSPKQQIYIGNSIFLISFIFILQAESFNSFLTAMIILTIGEMLVWPAVPTLANDLAPKGQTGFYQGMINSVGTAGRMMGPVIGGFIVDQFHIHVLFYGIIILFTIPYITTYRYDRKLSK, from the coding sequence ATGCCGAGACATATATGGTTATTAATTATTGGAACAGCAATTCAAGTAACAGGGGCGTCATTTATTTGGCCACTGAATACGATATACATGCACAATGAACTTGGCAAATCGTTAGCCTTTGCAGGTTTTATTCTTATGCTAAATCAAGGTTTTGCTATAATAGGCAACTTATTTGGTGGTGTCCTATTTGATAAATTAGGTGGATATAAAACGATTGTATTAGGAGCCTCAATTGCACTTGTTGCAGCCTTTACCTTAACGGTTTTTCACAGCATTCTACCTTATGCAGTTCTACTAATTATCATTGGATTAGGGTCTGGAATTGTCCGACCAGCCATGTTCGCGATGGCTAGCTCTGTTTGGCCAGAGGGAGGCAGGAGAGCATTTAACTCCATCTATGTTGCTCAAAACCTAGGGGTCGCCATTGGTGCTTCATTGGGTGGGTTTATTGCTGTTTACTCTTTTTCCTATATTTTCCTAGCAAACGCTCTCGTTTTCACCATCTTCTACTTATTAGTTCTGTTTACCTATAAGCCGATGAATGTAAAACAAAATACGCACGCTTATACCAACGTTTTAGAACAAGGAAGAAGTATTGAAAACAAAAGAGCGTTTCGAGCTTTGCTTATATTAAGTCTTGGTTTTTTTATTTGCTGGATTGCTTATGTACAGTGGCAAACAACAATCGCCTCTTATACACAAGATTTAGGTATCTCTATCGATAAATACAGTATTTTATGGACAGTAAACGGGTTATTAATTGTCTTAGGTCAACCACTTATTAGAGTTATAACGAATTGGATTCCATCTCCGAAGCAACAAATATATATTGGGAACTCCATCTTTTTAATTTCCTTTATCTTTATTTTACAGGCGGAGTCATTTAATTCCTTTTTAACAGCCATGATTATTTTAACAATTGGAGAAATGCTCGTTTGGCCAGCCGTACCTACTTTAGCAAACGATTTAGCACCAAAAGGTCAAACCGGATTTTATCAAGGTATGATAAATAGTGTCGGTACAGCAGGGCGAATGATGGGTCCTGTCATCGGAGGATTTATTGTAGACCAATTCCACATTCATGTTTTATTTTACGGAATAATCATTCTCTTTACGATCCCGTATATAACAACATATCGTTATGATCGAAAGCTATCAAAATAA
- a CDS encoding DUF421 domain-containing protein yields MIETLKETSIVIGRIITILPLLLWVTLFMGKRAIGELPVFDFLIIVILGAVVGADIADPNIKHFQTAVAIVAIGLLQRFVANLKVSKRLLGRYITFEPTVIIYNGRLLQRNLKDIRYSIDNVLQMLREKEIFDLKDVKMAVIEANGSLSVLKKPEKQTVTNEDMGISKLSTIAYPVVIEGRVYEKTLQRFDVDEQWLQSQFKTKGIEDVNDVFFASINAQHDLHIILMEEDESNVPPLYH; encoded by the coding sequence ATGATAGAAACATTAAAGGAGACCTCTATTGTTATTGGCCGTATCATTACAATTCTACCTTTGCTATTATGGGTCACTTTGTTTATGGGAAAACGAGCGATAGGCGAACTTCCTGTTTTTGACTTTCTGATCATTGTTATACTGGGAGCTGTAGTCGGAGCAGATATTGCAGATCCAAACATAAAACATTTTCAAACAGCGGTCGCTATTGTTGCCATTGGATTATTGCAGCGATTTGTTGCCAACTTAAAGGTATCGAAAAGGTTACTTGGTCGATATATTACGTTTGAACCGACTGTCATTATATACAATGGAAGACTTCTACAAAGAAATTTAAAAGATATTCGCTACTCCATTGATAACGTGTTACAAATGTTACGGGAAAAAGAAATCTTTGATTTAAAGGATGTAAAAATGGCAGTAATTGAAGCAAATGGTTCATTAAGTGTGTTAAAGAAACCTGAAAAGCAAACAGTAACAAACGAGGATATGGGAATATCAAAGCTATCTACTATTGCTTATCCAGTCGTTATAGAAGGAAGAGTTTATGAAAAGACGTTACAACGATTCGATGTTGATGAACAATGGTTGCAATCCCAATTCAAAACAAAAGGAATTGAAGATGTTAACGATGTGTTCTTTGCGTCTATAAATGCTCAACACGACCTCCATATTATCCTTATGGAAGAAGATGAATCCAATGTACCACCCTTATATCATTAG